A single Danio rerio strain Tuebingen ecotype United States chromosome 17, GRCz12tu, whole genome shotgun sequence DNA region contains:
- the si:ch73-204p21.2 gene encoding uncharacterized protein si:ch73-204p21.2 isoform X2 encodes MAPISTDLVGLAFTEQPTAAFLSIVILFIASIVLLVLCASCKKHSFELEKSSAPVQQKPPSTLVSVARMNDSAARHNPTANEITGYEVEDEGNVEVSQGGIVYKPWRSHTLTHGSSLQVNGGVGAMTGSS; translated from the exons ATGGCACCCATCAGCACAGATCTAGTGGGCTTGGCGTTCACAGAACAACCAACGGCTGCATTTCTCTCCATAGTCATCCTCTTTATCGCCAGCATTGTACTCCTTGTTCTCTGTGCGAGCTGTAAAAA ACATTCCTTTGAATTGGAGAAGAGCAGCGCACCTGTTCAGCAGAAACCACCATCCACACTAGTGAGCGTG GCCAGAATGAATGATTCAGCAGCCAGACACAACCCTACCGCTAATGAAATCACAG GTTATGAGGTTGAAGACGAGGGTAACGTAGAGGTCTCTCAAGGAGGAATCGTGTACAAACCCTGGAGAAGTCACACCCTCACTCacg GTTCAAGTCTACAAGTCAATGGTGGTGTTGGGGCAATGACTGGGAGTTCATAA
- the si:ch73-204p21.2 gene encoding uncharacterized protein si:ch73-204p21.2 isoform X1, whose product MAPISTDLVGLAFTEQPTAAFLSIVILFIASIVLLVLCASCKKHSFELEKSSAPVQQKPPSTLVSVARMNDSAARHNPTANEITGDEMGYEVEDEGNVEVSQGGIVYKPWRSHTLTHGSSLQVNGGVGAMTGSS is encoded by the exons ATGGCACCCATCAGCACAGATCTAGTGGGCTTGGCGTTCACAGAACAACCAACGGCTGCATTTCTCTCCATAGTCATCCTCTTTATCGCCAGCATTGTACTCCTTGTTCTCTGTGCGAGCTGTAAAAA ACATTCCTTTGAATTGGAGAAGAGCAGCGCACCTGTTCAGCAGAAACCACCATCCACACTAGTGAGCGTG GCCAGAATGAATGATTCAGCAGCCAGACACAACCCTACCGCTAATGAAATCACAGGTGACGAAATGG GTTATGAGGTTGAAGACGAGGGTAACGTAGAGGTCTCTCAAGGAGGAATCGTGTACAAACCCTGGAGAAGTCACACCCTCACTCacg GTTCAAGTCTACAAGTCAATGGTGGTGTTGGGGCAATGACTGGGAGTTCATAA